Genomic segment of Pseudothermotoga hypogea DSM 11164 = NBRC 106472:
TGCTTCCTTTATGATCTGTGGCCTCGCGCCGACCAGAGAAAGGACTTTCAAAAGATCACCCCCGAAGTCGAACATGCAAAGAGGATCTCTCAAATTGCCTCCAGATTGATTTTACAGGATGTCATACCATCCAGAGTGTTCTTCTGTTGTATATTAATCTTGAAACCACTTGCGAGAAGGAGGGGTCGCGGTGAGGAAGATCTTCCTGCTCTCATTGTTGTGCCTCGGCTCGTTGATCTTCGCCTTCGAAGAGATCGACGCACTCTTTTTCGAGGCGCGTTCAGAAAGAAACACCGAGAGGATCTTACAGATCATTCAAACGCTCGAATCACGGGGCGATCTCAACCAAAGCAGCGAGTTGCTCACCATTCTTGCAGATTGTTACCTGGAGTACGGCGATTGGGGTGTGGCGAAGGAACAGAAGGAGAAAACGTTGGAACAAGCGAGAAAGTATGCGGAGGCCGCGATCAAGTTGGACTCTCAAAACGGCAAGGCACACTACATCGCAGGTGCAGCGATAGGAAGGCTCGCACAGTACAAGGGGATCATCCAAAGTCTTTTCATGCTGGGTGATTTCGACAAATACATAAACAAGGCGATATCGCTGTTGAACGAAAACAACGAAAAAGAAAGACTCTACAAGACCTTTGCTTTGATAGCCTCGGGCATGAGATACAGAGACGTTCCATGGCCACTGTACGATTACAAAAAATCCGAGCAGCTGCTCTTCGAAGCGGCGAACTTGACGCCCAATTACTCCAACATCTATCTCGAACTGGGCTATCTTTACGTGAAGACGAACAACAAGCAGAAGGCTAAAGAGATGTTCCAAAAAGTACTCGAGATGGAACCGCATCCTTTGTTGGTTGCAGCGCACTTCAGTGCGGTCAAGACAGCTCAGGAAGAGTTCGAGAAGCTGAAGTGAACCAGATGTACGTTATGGCCACGCACTAACAGCAGAAAACCTTCAGTTGAAGTTTTGCTTGTTGCACCGATCGCTCGTTGTTCGACCAATAAGCTTGGAACGGTTCACTCTTGAGTGTCTCGCGGTTGAAATTTTTGCATCTTACGCATCCGCAGGGTGCATACGGTTTTGTCTTTGGGATTGGCGTATCGGCCTTGTTCGTCCTCGTTCAATTCTTGTTTTAGACTCTCTCGACTGTTTCAAGTTTCACGTTCTCGTACACTCCGGCTTTCAACCTTTCAATGAAGCGTCTGGAAAGAAAGGAGTTGATATCGAAACAG
This window contains:
- a CDS encoding tetratricopeptide repeat protein: MRKIFLLSLLCLGSLIFAFEEIDALFFEARSERNTERILQIIQTLESRGDLNQSSELLTILADCYLEYGDWGVAKEQKEKTLEQARKYAEAAIKLDSQNGKAHYIAGAAIGRLAQYKGIIQSLFMLGDFDKYINKAISLLNENNEKERLYKTFALIASGMRYRDVPWPLYDYKKSEQLLFEAANLTPNYSNIYLELGYLYVKTNNKQKAKEMFQKVLEMEPHPLLVAAHFSAVKTAQEEFEKLK